One Malus domestica chromosome 11, GDT2T_hap1 genomic region harbors:
- the LOC103449022 gene encoding uncharacterized protein — MAKKAVKYSVVDAFTDSAFKGNPAAVCLLEEERDDQWLQAVASEFNLSETCYLTRLTESDSTPRFGLRWFTPSNEVELCGHATLAAAYTLFNSGLVKSDIVEFATLSGILKAKKVPDVKTANGLNTHNGEAQESYFVELNFPADPSNEFNSGDVSVISKALDGASMVEIRRTTVTDDLLVVLPSAKAVTDLQPQIDAIRQCPGSRGVIVTGIAPPESGYDFYSRFFCPKHGIDEDPVCGSAHCALASYWCKKLGKSDVFAYQASPRGGAINIHLDEQNQRVLLRGKAVMVMEGTVLA, encoded by the exons atggcgaagaaagctgtgaaatACTCtgtg GTGGACGCGTTCACAGACTCCGCTTTCAAAGGGAACCCAGCAGCGGTTTGCTTGCTGGAGGAAGAAAGAGACGACCAGTGGTTACAAGCCGTGGCCTCCGAGTTCAACCTCTCCGAGACATGTTACTTGACTCGGCTCACTGAGTCTGACTCAACTCCTCGGTTCGGTCTCAGATGGTTCACTCCTTCCAATGAG GTTGAGCTTTGTGGTCATGCAACATTAGCAGCTGCATACACTCTCTTTAACTCTGGTTTGGTAAAGTCCGACATTGTTGAGTTTGCCACATTATCGGGAATCCTAAAAGCTAAAAAGGTTCCAGATGTTAAGACAGCCAACGGTTTGAATACTCACAATGGGGAAGCACAAGAGTCCTATTTTGTTGAACTGAATTTTCCTGCCGACCCGTCTAATGAATTCAACTCTGGTGATGTTTCGGTAATCTCTAAGGCCTTAGATGGTGCTTCTATGGTTGAAATAAGGAGGACAACTGTCACAGATGATTTACTT GTTGTGCTTCCATCAGCAAAAGCTGTCACAGATTTACAGCCGCAGATTGATGCAATTCGACAGTGTCCAGGGTCTAGGGGAGTGATTGTTACGGGGATTGCTCCTCCGGAATCTGGATATGATTTTTACAGTAGATTCTTCTGTCCCAAACATGGAATTGATGAG GATCCTGTTTGTGGGAGCGCACATTGTGCTCTTGCATCATACTGGTGCAAAAAACTTGGAAAGTCTGATGTTTTTGCTTATCAG GCATCACCTCGAGGGGGAGCAATAAACATTCATCTAGATGAGCAAAATCAAAGGGTACTGCTGCGAGGAAAAGCTGTTATGGTGATGGAAGGAACTGTTTTAGCTTGA
- the LOC103408101 gene encoding uncharacterized protein: MDECGWMLSLADLAVKGNPAAVCLLEEERDDRWLQAATSEFNLYETCYLTQLIDSDTAPRFGVELCGHATLAASYTLFKSGLIFSDIIEFSTLSGILTAKKVLDVKTANDEAQESSYFIELHFPAAPSNEFNSDEVSVYLHALNGAFLLMKGGQLSQVYLHALNGAFLLMKEGGQLSQDDLLVGHAILLGTCIFGSILSVQSI; encoded by the exons ATGGATGAGTGCGGGTGGATGCTTTCACTGGCTGACTTAGCTGTCAAGGGGAACCCAGCAGCAGTTTGCTTGctggaggaagagagagacgaCCGGTGGTTGCAGGCAGCGACCTCAGAGTTCAATCTCTACGAGACATGTTACTTGACTCAGCTCATTGACTCGGACACAGCTCCAAGGTTCGGT GTTGAGCTTTGTGGCCATGCAACATTAGCTGCTTCATACACTCTCTTTAAGTCTGGTTTGATATTTTCCGACATTATCGAGTTTTCAACTTTGTCTGGAATCCTAACAGCTAAAAAGGTTCTAGATGTTAAGACAGCCAATGATGAAGCACAAGAATCCTCCTATTTCATTGAACTGCACTTTCCTGCTGCCCCGTCTAATGAATTCAACTCTGATGAGGTTTCGGTTTATCTCCACGCCTTGAATGGCGCTTTTCTATTAATGAAAGGAGGGCAACTATCACAGGTTTATCTCCACGCCTTGAATGGCGCTTTTCTATTAATGAAAGAAGGAGGGCAACTGTCACAGGATGATCTACTTGTAGGTCATGCAATCCTTCTAGGAACCTGCATTTTCGGTTCCATATTATCAGTTCAATCAATATAA